The following are encoded together in the Natrinema salifodinae genome:
- a CDS encoding methyltransferase domain-containing protein — protein sequence MTGSTPADDDESFTETEQRETVRDRYTAVAAETTADSDSYTGTDCCGETETDSDDTTAETITGCCTNDESSKEWAEQVGYQSAEIESVPSEANLGLGCGNPTAIANLELGEFVLDLGSGGGFDCFLAADKVGPDGLVVGIDMTPAMIETARENRSESDTENV from the coding sequence ATGACCGGAAGTACACCCGCAGACGACGATGAATCGTTTACCGAAACTGAACAGCGCGAAACAGTACGCGACCGATATACCGCCGTCGCCGCCGAGACGACGGCCGATTCCGACTCGTACACGGGAACGGACTGCTGTGGCGAGACGGAAACGGACTCGGACGATACGACCGCGGAGACGATCACCGGCTGTTGTACGAACGACGAGTCATCGAAGGAGTGGGCGGAACAAGTCGGGTATCAGTCGGCCGAAATCGAGTCAGTTCCGTCCGAAGCGAACCTTGGACTCGGGTGTGGAAATCCGACTGCCATCGCAAACCTCGAGTTGGGTGAATTCGTATTGGACCTAGGCTCCGGCGGCGGATTCGATTGCTTCCTTGCTGCGGATAAAGTCGGGCCAGACGGACTGGTCGTCGGGATTGATATGACGCCCGCGATGATCGAAACAGCGCGCGAAAATCGGTCGGAATCCGACACCGAGAACGTCG